The Kineococcus radiotolerans SRS30216 = ATCC BAA-149 genomic interval ACCTTGGGCCACGAGGGCGCCGGGCGTGTCGCCGAACTCGGCCCGGGCACCACGGGCATCGACATCTGCACCGACGTCGTCGTCTACGGTCCGTGGGGCTGCGGCACATGCCACGCCTGTGCGCAGGGCAAGGAGAACTACTGCTCGCGCGCGGCGGAGCTGGGCATCAACCCGCCCGGACTGGGTGCCCCCGGGGCGCTGGCCGAGTTCATGATCGTCGACTCCCCGCGTCACCTGGTGCCGATCGGCGACCTCGACCCGGTGGCGACCGTGCCGCTGACCGACGCCGGCCTCACCCCCTACCACGCGATCAAGCGCTCGCTGCCGAAGCTGCGCGCGGGCTCGACCGCGGTCGTCATCGGCACCGGTGGCCTGGGTCACCTCGCCATCCAGATCCTGCGCGCACTCTCCCCCGCCCGCGTCCTCGCCCTCGACGTCACCGAGGAGAAGCTCGCGCTGGCCACCGCCGTCGGCGCCCACGACGTCGTCCTCTCCGACGCCGACGCGGCCGCGAACGTGCGCAAGGCGCTGGGTGGGCGCGGAGCCGACCTCGTCCTGGACTTCGTCGGCGCCCAGCCCACGATCGACACCGCGATGGCGGTGGCCGGGGTGGAGTCCGACGTCACCATCGTCGGGATCTCCAGCAAGCCCGCCGCCGCGCAGGTCGGCTTCTTCCGCCAGGCCTACGAGGCGTCGGTGACCGTCCCGTACTGGGGTTCGCGCGGTGAGCTCATCGAGCTGATCGACCTCGCCCACCAGGGCGTGTTCGACGTGCACACCGAGACGTTCGCGATGGCTGAGGCCCCCACGGCGTACGAGCGTCTCGCCGCGGGGACCCTGGCTGGGCGCGCGGTCGTCGTCCCCTCGCTCTGACCCGTTTCTGACCCTCGAACTTCTTGGCCCCCTGGCACCCTTCGTGGCCGTGGTCCCATAGGTACGGTTCGTGAGACCACGGCCAGGAAGGGCCCACCGGACGTCCTGTGGGCGTGCTGATGAGGACAGCGGGGTGACGCACTTGAAGTCCGGACATCGACAGTATGCGAGTGATCATCGTGCTCAGCTTTCCTTCGACATGAGCGTGACCACGCCGCCGCTGGCCATCAGCGGCCGCCCATATCGCGGGATGACCGGAAGGTCATGGTCACCGCGGTCGAAGTCTGCCAGCATCAGGAGATGAGCACCGAGCAGGCCCAGAAGGCATCCCCCGACAAGCAGGGGCGCTTCAGCTTCGTGTCCTGCATCGGCGCCGTGTTCATGTTCCTCGCGGTCGTGTTGCTCGTGAAGGCAGGCACCACACGTGACGTGGTGGGGAGCTGCATCGTCCTCGTGGTGGGCGCGGACCTGATGCTGCCTCGGGGGGAGCAGAGTGGTCGTGTGGTGCGAGTAGCGAGGACGGTGCTCCTCGTGGTGGGGCTGACCCTGGTGGCCGTAGAGATCGCTGTGCTGTGAGCCGGTGCTGTGGCCCGGTGCAGCGAGGAGCGACGTCACGCAGGAGCACGCACAACGCGGGATGACCGTGAAGTTGTCAGGGGTTTGAGCGGACCAAGCGTCGCGTTCCGCGGCCTGTCGAGACTTGTCGTCTGTGAGGACGGCTACTCGTTGAAGCCATCGGCCTCGAGGACCGGTTCGCGCCAGGTCCAGGCCAGGGCAGCGGCGGGCAGCATGGTGGCGGTGAGGAACGAGGCGACGAGCAACGTCGTCCAGCCCCCGGTCTCGACGATCTGCACGCCCGCCTCGTCTGCCAGGAGGTTGTCGAGGACCGCAAGGACTGCCAGCGCGCCCAGCAGCAGCAGGGTGAGGCGGAAGCCGCGTCGGTAAGCATGGTCGCGGTCGCTGATCTCGCGTTCGTCGAGCAGGTTCTCCGGTGCGTCGTCCAGCATCCGCGTCGCGCGGCGCAGCACGGCCAAGGCGTAGCTGGCCGGGGCGATGGCAAATGCGACCAGCCCCGGGTCGAAGTCGCCGACGGTAGCGGCCAGGACACCAAAGGCGAAGGTGGCCGCGGGGAGCAGGGCGAGGGCGCGGCGGGCGGTGCGAGTGGCCAGCCACGCCGGCAGTGGCTGCTGGCGTTGTTCCTGGAGTCGGGCGTGGGTAGCGGCGCGTCGGTGCG includes:
- a CDS encoding NAD(P)-dependent alcohol dehydrogenase; protein product: MRAVQYRTIGAAPEVVDIDKPTPGPGQVLLEVTAAGICHSDDFVMNLPADQYTYGLPLTLGHEGAGRVAELGPGTTGIDICTDVVVYGPWGCGTCHACAQGKENYCSRAAELGINPPGLGAPGALAEFMIVDSPRHLVPIGDLDPVATVPLTDAGLTPYHAIKRSLPKLRAGSTAVVIGTGGLGHLAIQILRALSPARVLALDVTEEKLALATAVGAHDVVLSDADAAANVRKALGGRGADLVLDFVGAQPTIDTAMAVAGVESDVTIVGISSKPAAAQVGFFRQAYEASVTVPYWGSRGELIELIDLAHQGVFDVHTETFAMAEAPTAYERLAAGTLAGRAVVVPSL